The following proteins are encoded in a genomic region of Burkholderia gladioli:
- the asnB gene encoding asparagine synthase (glutamine-hydrolyzing) — protein sequence MCGIAGFISMRPGALPNADFIKPMLARIHHRGPDEVGYFVDDHVAMGTVRLSIIDLASGTQPLGDASGRYWICFNGELYNYRELRTELQAQGRVFHTQSDTEVMLQAWLQWGEGCLRRFNGAFGFAIYDTQEHSLFLARDRFGKRPLFVAEHDGMLMFASEMKAFLAIDGFSFEPDVGQLSSIFAQWTPLPHQTGFRGIRQLPMAGFLRVRHGELHEGRYEQLDFVPRHEVGSEAEAIEQVRHALTESVRLRMRSDVEVGVYLSGGLDSTVVTQLAGGMSDHPLHTFSVAFEDKYFDESEHQHEVSRFLGTRHSAITIGHADIVQAFPEAVYHAEIPAFRTAFVPMFLLSRAVRDRGIKVVLSGEGADEAFLGYDLFKETLLRSNWNAYDNAERKRQLSRMYPYLRHFGADESTRLLGLFQQFSEERLPGLFSHEIRFQNGRFANRLLKRDSDADPFAELLAYTAEDPHFAGLSPVEKAQWLEFKTLLPGYLLSTQGERMSMANSVENRCPFLDPEVVALSAAVNLRFDDGSNEKYLVKKAFESVIPRSITTKSKHPYRAPDSAAFVDHRADYLELLLSENELKKVPHLDARFAQALTRKIFDSEPGRISTRENQTFIYLLSTAMLHRQYVRREGLPPMPLDRVDRVLSRVVDRRSAICSGVEHV from the coding sequence ATGTGCGGCATCGCCGGATTCATCTCCATGCGCCCAGGGGCGCTTCCGAATGCTGATTTCATCAAGCCGATGCTGGCGCGAATCCATCATCGCGGCCCGGACGAGGTCGGCTACTTCGTGGACGACCACGTGGCGATGGGCACGGTGCGGCTGAGCATCATCGATCTCGCGTCCGGTACCCAGCCGCTCGGCGACGCGTCCGGCCGCTACTGGATCTGTTTCAACGGCGAGCTGTACAACTACCGCGAGCTGCGCACCGAGCTGCAGGCGCAGGGCCGGGTGTTCCACACCCAGTCGGATACCGAGGTGATGCTGCAGGCCTGGCTGCAGTGGGGGGAGGGCTGTCTGCGGCGTTTCAACGGCGCGTTCGGCTTCGCCATCTACGATACCCAGGAACACAGCCTGTTCCTCGCGCGCGACCGCTTCGGCAAGCGCCCGCTGTTCGTCGCCGAGCATGACGGCATGCTGATGTTCGCCTCCGAGATGAAGGCGTTCCTGGCAATCGACGGCTTCTCGTTCGAGCCGGACGTCGGGCAGCTCTCGTCGATCTTCGCGCAGTGGACGCCGTTGCCGCACCAGACCGGCTTTCGCGGCATCCGCCAACTGCCGATGGCCGGCTTCCTGCGGGTGCGACATGGTGAGCTGCACGAGGGCCGTTACGAGCAGCTCGATTTCGTGCCGCGCCACGAGGTGGGCTCGGAGGCGGAGGCGATCGAGCAGGTGCGCCACGCGCTCACCGAGAGCGTGCGCCTGCGCATGCGCAGCGACGTCGAGGTGGGCGTGTACCTGAGCGGCGGCCTCGATTCGACGGTGGTCACCCAGCTCGCGGGCGGCATGTCCGATCATCCGCTGCACACCTTCTCGGTGGCGTTCGAGGACAAGTATTTCGACGAATCGGAGCATCAGCACGAGGTCAGCCGCTTCCTCGGCACACGGCACTCGGCGATCACGATCGGCCACGCCGACATCGTGCAGGCGTTCCCGGAGGCGGTCTATCACGCCGAAATCCCGGCGTTCCGCACCGCGTTCGTGCCGATGTTCCTGCTCTCGCGCGCGGTGCGAGACAGGGGCATCAAAGTGGTGCTGAGCGGCGAGGGCGCCGACGAGGCGTTTCTCGGCTACGACCTGTTCAAGGAAACGCTGCTGCGCAGCAACTGGAACGCGTACGACAACGCCGAGCGCAAGCGCCAGCTCTCGCGCATGTATCCGTATCTGCGCCACTTCGGCGCCGACGAGTCCACGCGCCTGCTCGGCCTGTTCCAGCAGTTCAGCGAGGAGCGCCTGCCGGGCCTCTTCTCGCACGAGATCCGCTTCCAGAACGGGCGCTTCGCCAACCGCCTGCTCAAGCGCGATAGCGATGCCGACCCGTTCGCCGAACTGCTCGCCTATACCGCCGAGGATCCGCACTTCGCGGGCCTGAGCCCGGTCGAGAAGGCGCAATGGCTCGAATTCAAGACGCTGCTGCCGGGTTATCTGCTGTCCACGCAGGGCGAACGCATGAGCATGGCCAACAGCGTCGAGAACCGCTGCCCGTTCCTCGATCCCGAGGTGGTCGCGCTGTCGGCCGCCGTCAACCTGCGGTTCGACGACGGCAGCAACGAGAAGTACCTGGTCAAGAAGGCGTTCGAGTCGGTGATCCCGCGGTCGATCACCACCAAGTCGAAGCATCCGTATCGCGCACCCGACAGCGCCGCGTTCGTCGATCACCGCGCCGACTACCTCGAGCTGCTGCTCTCGGAGAACGAGCTGAAGAAGGTGCCTCACCTGGACGCCCGGTTCGCGCAGGCGCTCACCCGCAAGATCTTCGACAGCGAGCCCGGCAGA
- a CDS encoding phosphopantetheine-binding protein produces the protein MENQIREFIEATFLVQFGTDIDEHTDLFKAGVIDSFGYVQLIHFIEREFSIKYTEEEMLTQILTSFDSLVESVRDKVALA, from the coding sequence ATGGAAAACCAGATTCGCGAGTTCATCGAAGCCACCTTCCTCGTCCAGTTCGGCACCGACATCGACGAGCACACCGATCTCTTCAAGGCCGGCGTGATCGACTCGTTCGGCTACGTGCAACTGATCCATTTCATCGAGCGCGAATTCAGCATCAAGTACACCGAGGAGGAGATGCTCACGCAGATCCTCACGAGCTTCGACAGCCTGGTCGAATCCGTGCGCGACAAGGTCGCGCTCGCCTAG